One window of Metamycoplasma arthritidis genomic DNA carries:
- a CDS encoding 5'-3' exonuclease produces MKNKILVIDGTYLAYRSYFATTYKGVVMANQEGTLTNAVFGFFNTLLTLIKMQKVTHVFVAFDSKIKTFRHELFSGYKATRQKAPSDFYVQLNFIQQILDALNITNFYKDGFEADDIIAKVVSIFSEDEILIHSADQDLNQLINPNVAIIKKNNKGVYFELNANNFGEYYDFLPSQVIDYKALVGDSSDNFKGVPGIGPKSAAGLLHEYGTLENIFANIESIKPALKAKIEANKEEALRDKYLATLRTDFEIPPISHEELLISAITLSPDASYIIRRLELNSLKNRLLELLAN; encoded by the coding sequence ATGAAGAATAAAATTTTAGTAATTGATGGCACTTATCTTGCTTATCGCTCTTACTTTGCCACTACCTATAAAGGTGTTGTCATGGCCAATCAAGAAGGCACTTTAACTAATGCTGTCTTTGGATTTTTTAATACTTTGCTAACTCTAATTAAAATGCAAAAAGTGACCCATGTTTTTGTGGCTTTTGATTCGAAAATTAAAACATTCCGTCATGAACTTTTTAGCGGTTACAAAGCAACTAGACAAAAAGCTCCGAGCGATTTTTATGTACAACTTAACTTCATTCAACAAATTCTAGATGCCCTTAACATCACAAATTTTTATAAAGATGGTTTTGAAGCTGATGATATTATTGCCAAAGTAGTTAGCATTTTTAGTGAAGATGAAATTCTAATTCACTCAGCCGATCAAGACCTTAACCAACTAATTAATCCCAACGTTGCTATTATTAAAAAAAATAATAAAGGGGTTTATTTTGAACTAAATGCTAACAACTTTGGCGAGTATTATGATTTTCTGCCATCACAAGTAATTGACTATAAAGCATTAGTTGGCGATAGTAGCGATAATTTCAAAGGCGTTCCTGGCATTGGACCAAAAAGTGCCGCTGGATTGCTTCATGAATATGGAACCTTAGAAAATATCTTTGCTAACATTGAATCAATTAAACCTGCACTAAAAGCTAAAATTGAAGCCAATAAAGAAGAAGCCTTGCGAGATAAATATCTAGCAACTTTGCGAACTGATTTTGAAATCCCGCCGATTAGTCACGAAGAGCTACTTATATCGGCGATCACCTTAAGTCCTGATGCATCTTATATCATTCGCCGTCTTGAGTTAAATTCGCTTAAAAATCGTTTACTTGAACTACTTGCTAACTAA
- a CDS encoding adenine phosphoribosyltransferase, translating into MELKEYIRTIDNFPKKGIKFKDISLLLANGEALHYTIEEMAKLAKDADIIVGPDARGFLFGTPVAAKLKKPFIMVRKKGKLPGEVIGYEYALEYGTNVLEIQKGITKAGQKAVIIDDVLATGGTLEAITKILNSLGVEVLRIIVLMELDGFDARKKLNCDIRNLIFIKEDE; encoded by the coding sequence ATGGAACTTAAGGAATATATTAGAACAATTGATAACTTTCCTAAAAAAGGAATCAAGTTTAAAGACATTTCATTATTGCTAGCTAATGGCGAGGCTTTACATTACACTATTGAGGAAATGGCAAAACTGGCAAAAGATGCTGACATCATTGTTGGCCCTGACGCGCGGGGCTTTTTATTTGGTACACCTGTCGCAGCCAAGTTAAAAAAACCATTTATCATGGTAAGAAAAAAAGGTAAGCTGCCAGGTGAAGTAATCGGTTATGAATATGCTTTAGAATATGGCACTAATGTTTTAGAAATTCAAAAAGGTATTACTAAGGCTGGCCAAAAAGCTGTAATCATTGACGATGTTTTAGCTACTGGGGGCACTTTAGAAGCGATCACTAAAATTCTTAATTCATTAGGTGTTGAAGTACTGCGGATTATTGTTTTAATGGAACTTGATGGTTTTGATGCTAGAAAAAAACTAAATTGTGACATTAGAAATTTAATTTTTATTAAAGAAGACGAATAA
- a CDS encoding DnaD domain protein, with the protein MSEIFYIENPENVNKCDLENLRLFYLPVIGTTATCLYQYLLDLYDLLVDKTKKLNLNETLQFLGLNFELFKEAKEKLEALGLIKTYLSPNYETLYSLKTPLCANGIAQNSLLSNLIIKKIGIDQYTEIIKAKAKMSFNKNEFYEVSKKYFEVFDVNEINFQKPTFDFEIQDISNAKDHLKSEDFIKYLIKREPSPSQLLMLKKLRKMAFSDKSINLFINFSFNVNNLIVVNYIEKIAKDYARRNIFEADAVDSELGYALCSKTREFSVSELSQQTLDMQGKLLELSGENNWDN; encoded by the coding sequence ATGAGCGAGATTTTTTACATAGAAAACCCTGAAAATGTTAATAAATGTGATCTAGAAAATCTTCGCCTTTTTTATTTGCCAGTAATCGGTACAACTGCCACTTGTTTGTATCAATATTTATTAGATTTATATGATTTGTTAGTAGATAAAACTAAAAAACTTAATTTAAATGAAACTTTACAATTTTTAGGGCTAAACTTTGAGCTTTTTAAAGAGGCTAAAGAAAAACTAGAAGCCTTAGGACTAATTAAAACTTATTTGTCACCTAACTATGAAACCCTTTATTCTTTAAAGACGCCTTTATGTGCAAATGGCATCGCGCAAAATAGTCTACTTTCTAATTTAATTATTAAAAAAATTGGCATAGACCAATACACAGAAATAATAAAAGCTAAAGCAAAAATGAGCTTTAATAAAAATGAATTTTACGAAGTTTCAAAAAAATACTTTGAAGTATTTGATGTTAATGAAATAAATTTTCAAAAACCAACATTTGATTTTGAAATTCAAGACATTTCTAATGCAAAGGATCATTTAAAAAGTGAAGATTTTATTAAGTATTTAATAAAAAGAGAACCTAGCCCATCACAACTGCTAATGTTAAAAAAACTTCGCAAAATGGCATTTAGTGATAAAAGTATTAACCTATTTATTAACTTTTCATTTAATGTAAATAATTTAATTGTGGTAAACTACATTGAAAAAATAGCAAAAGACTATGCAAGACGTAATATTTTTGAAGCCGACGCAGTAGATAGTGAACTTGGCTATGCACTATGTTCTAAAACTAGAGAATTTAGTGTTAGCGAGCTTAGCCAACAAACTTTAGATATGCAAGGTAAACTACTTGAGCTAAGCGGCGAAAATAACTGAGATAATTAA
- the cas9 gene encoding type II CRISPR RNA-guided endonuclease Cas9 (Cas9, originally named Csn1, is the large, multifunctional signature protein of type II CRISPR/Cas systems. It is well known even to general audiences because its RNA-guided endonuclease activity has made it a popular tool for custom editing of eukaryotic genomes.) → MEKKTKVILGFDLGIGSVGWSIVNKETDDIIDLGSRLFPEPELAVKRREARSSRRINRRKKYRNLHFYREVVKHKNIFGFSSKDEITSYFLEANKKWNNILELKCLALKEKVSPQELVYILHDYLKNRGFFYNLISEEQVEETLDEVNDPKKTKSKKSNKKSSLKAKGDNKEKFEPILDSVDKRLRPSEKLFEAFKLYGFSKELSSINNDKYKFHNNEWVKEIEDLFATQGFTDSEFAKHYLSRFKYVRSFAEGPGSEHSPSKYGIYEKNEYGEVVKKYNSIWEKTIGKCSVFEDEYRAPKQSPSAALYNLLVDLANGWLDTFSVHNNVIIERTKIPSELKFKIINGILESIKKDPNKKSPEVDRIFKKIATKELKIKSPKFDYESEKIRLVI, encoded by the coding sequence ATGGAAAAGAAAACTAAAGTGATACTTGGTTTCGATTTAGGTATTGGTTCAGTAGGATGATCAATAGTTAATAAAGAAACAGATGATATTATTGATCTTGGATCAAGGTTGTTTCCCGAACCAGAATTGGCAGTAAAAAGACGAGAAGCAAGATCTTCGCGAAGAATAAATCGTCGTAAAAAATATCGTAATTTACATTTTTATCGTGAAGTCGTCAAACACAAAAATATTTTCGGTTTCAGTAGTAAAGACGAAATAACATCCTATTTTCTTGAAGCTAATAAAAAATGAAATAATATTCTTGAGTTAAAGTGTCTTGCTTTAAAAGAAAAAGTAAGCCCTCAAGAACTTGTTTATATTTTGCATGATTACTTAAAAAATCGAGGTTTTTTCTACAACTTAATTAGTGAAGAACAAGTTGAAGAGACTCTAGATGAAGTTAATGATCCAAAAAAGACAAAAAGCAAAAAGTCTAACAAAAAATCTTCTTTGAAAGCAAAAGGAGATAATAAAGAAAAATTTGAACCAATATTAGATAGTGTTGACAAGCGACTACGACCTAGCGAAAAATTATTTGAAGCATTCAAACTTTATGGTTTTTCTAAAGAACTAAGTAGTATTAATAATGACAAATATAAATTTCATAATAACGAATGAGTAAAGGAAATAGAAGACTTATTTGCAACGCAAGGTTTTACAGATTCGGAGTTCGCAAAACATTATTTAAGTCGTTTCAAGTATGTAAGAAGTTTTGCCGAAGGACCAGGAAGTGAACATAGCCCTTCTAAATACGGAATTTACGAAAAAAACGAATATGGCGAGGTTGTTAAAAAATACAATTCGATTTGAGAAAAAACGATTGGTAAGTGTTCAGTATTTGAAGATGAATATAGAGCACCAAAGCAAAGCCCTAGTGCCGCATTGTATAACTTATTAGTAGATTTAGCAAACGGATGACTAGATACATTTAGTGTGCATAATAACGTGATAATCGAAAGAACTAAAATTCCTTCAGAGTTGAAATTTAAAATCATAAATGGTATTCTAGAATCAATTAAAAAGGATCCTAATAAAAAGTCGCCTGAAGTTGATCGCATTTTTAAAAAAATAGCTACTAAAGAATTAAAAATTAAGTCGCCAAAATTTGATTATGAAAGCGAAAAAATACGTTTAGTAATTTAG
- the pepF gene encoding oligoendopeptidase F, protein MKLKNYHSYHEVEDQYKWDLEDILGQKTYQEIEDEYFNLFEEAIKTKDSKYESIDAFIDSIKLSEKIALLGNKIENYIHNKLATNLVDFELNTLSTNFTIKNASYAKRLGSELNRVFTNQEKIQMWLDDDRLKDVKKDLQELLKDLKYKLNDNVESYLNDTAKGAPALDEIFSILTDSETQYGYATSKKGKKYLITEASRQALLKNTDEKVRKETYSNYLKAFLAKKQTLAKLLYQSLKELSVNSLYRSYPSTIDALISGDHITKDFLITLYDSVSKNSSLIRKFATAKAKFFKKKFNKKQQIWDTSVDLVKVKSTYSVEEAKQILLDITSVMPFEYPQIVKEALETKWVDYMNVPNKRSGAYSIGSSYGISKKYILMNFNGTIDSVNTLCHEMGHSLHSYYSDKTQPFARSQYPIFLAEIASIFNELLLNDYLITKTNNKKEKFMLLENSISDFLGTVVRQTQWSNYEYELYEALDKDEPVDSYEALEELYVKVAKQYAAFPKRIKKGLPANVYSVMVPHFYYNFYVYKYAIGYIVANVFFQKYKQEGKIALENYVTNFLSAGDSDWPAEILKKAGVDIYSKQIYDEAFALLESKINEYIALGNEIFKTK, encoded by the coding sequence ATGAAACTAAAAAACTACCACTCATATCACGAAGTTGAAGACCAATATAAATGAGATCTAGAAGATATTCTAGGCCAAAAGACTTATCAAGAAATTGAAGATGAATACTTTAATTTATTTGAAGAAGCGATTAAGACAAAAGATAGTAAATATGAGTCAATTGACGCCTTCATTGATTCAATTAAATTATCAGAAAAAATAGCTTTGTTGGGCAATAAAATCGAAAATTACATTCATAATAAACTAGCAACTAACCTTGTTGATTTTGAGCTTAACACTCTCTCAACTAATTTTACCATTAAAAACGCTTCATATGCTAAGCGTTTAGGCTCTGAACTTAATAGAGTGTTTACTAATCAAGAAAAAATTCAAATGTGATTAGATGACGATCGTTTAAAAGATGTTAAAAAGGATTTGCAAGAGCTACTAAAAGATTTAAAGTACAAACTAAACGACAATGTTGAAAGTTATTTAAATGACACGGCTAAAGGTGCGCCAGCTTTAGATGAGATATTTTCAATTTTAACTGATAGTGAAACACAATATGGCTATGCCACTTCTAAAAAGGGTAAAAAATATCTAATCACCGAAGCAAGCCGTCAAGCCTTATTAAAAAATACTGATGAAAAAGTAAGAAAAGAAACTTACTCCAATTATTTAAAGGCATTTTTAGCTAAAAAACAAACTCTTGCCAAACTACTATATCAATCACTAAAAGAACTTTCAGTAAACTCTTTATACCGTTCTTATCCTTCTACAATTGATGCTTTAATTAGTGGCGATCATATTACTAAAGATTTCCTTATTACCTTATATGACTCAGTTAGCAAAAATAGCTCTTTAATTAGAAAATTTGCCACTGCAAAAGCGAAATTCTTTAAGAAAAAGTTCAATAAAAAGCAACAAATTTGAGACACATCTGTTGATCTAGTAAAAGTTAAATCTACTTATAGCGTTGAAGAAGCTAAGCAAATTTTGCTCGATATTACTTCTGTGATGCCTTTTGAATATCCTCAAATTGTAAAAGAGGCGCTTGAGACAAAATGAGTTGATTATATGAATGTTCCTAATAAAAGAAGCGGAGCATATTCAATTGGCTCATCATATGGCATTAGTAAAAAATATATTCTGATGAATTTTAATGGCACGATTGATTCAGTTAATACTTTGTGCCACGAAATGGGCCACTCTTTACACTCTTATTATTCTGATAAAACACAACCATTTGCAAGAAGTCAATATCCAATTTTTCTAGCTGAAATTGCTTCTATTTTTAATGAGCTGCTATTAAATGATTATTTGATTACGAAAACAAATAACAAAAAAGAAAAATTCATGTTACTTGAAAATAGTATTTCAGACTTTCTTGGCACAGTTGTTAGACAAACACAATGATCAAATTACGAATATGAACTGTATGAAGCTTTAGATAAAGATGAGCCAGTTGATAGTTATGAAGCTTTAGAAGAACTTTATGTTAAAGTCGCTAAACAATATGCAGCTTTTCCTAAAAGAATTAAAAAAGGACTTCCTGCTAATGTCTATTCTGTCATGGTCCCACATTTTTACTACAACTTCTATGTTTATAAATACGCAATCGGTTATATTGTCGCTAATGTATTTTTCCAAAAATATAAGCAAGAAGGCAAAATTGCACTAGAAAATTACGTTACTAACTTTTTAAGTGCCGGCGATAGTGATTGACCTGCTGAAATTCTTAAAAAAGCGGGCGTTGATATTTATTCAAAACAAATTTATGACGAGGCCTTTGCATTGTTAGAAAGCAAAATTAACGAATATATTGCTTTAGGCAACGAAATTTTTAAAACAAAATAA
- the dnaE gene encoding DNA polymerase III subunit alpha: MKLINIHLNSIYSFLQSTIQLDNLIENALKNNVEYLAITERGNFFSFAPFYEKCQAHKLKSIFGLDVDIEIQGKPYRFILHAKNNTGLFELFKLSYDILSNKKLYLDDVANNKNIIFIEHVLDGYYKKTKQVLDYDNHYISLGLHEVSENAVFINENLHKILISHHNAIMDFDDNSLIKILALMNEDAINSNATFDILEFGFAVATDLEKKLITKTNELMQGCYFELPKNDYILPKFQNELNLDSTKYLQTLIKNNIVKRFEKSAWNDEYKLRLLHEMSIIEKLKFEDYFLIIQDWVNWAKKNKIAIGPGRGSAAGSLVSYILGITNVDPLKYGLIFERFLNPERVSMPDIDIDVQDNRRQEVIEYLNKKYGSSQVANIVTFASLGKKSAIRDVMRTYDVSPAMINEVSKLIGLKEGSLLEEYQSNKKFALALNSLNKEDANFSTKILNYASQLEGFYRQTGTHAAGVIIAPKPINQIIPTYKIEDGIQQTQVSMEYLEHFGLLKMDILGLKTLTTIQEVLLQIKKTKNLDLDLAKIKYEDQLTFDLLNTGSTVGIFQLESFGMTKALKQIHVDSFNDIVATISLYRPGPMDNLKVYAKRKNAHEPIPSISKAYDEIVKGTYGIIIYQEQIMQIVQAVANLSFSQADNIRRIISKKKVDEMHAVKTNFVNSAIKNGYSEKDALNIFELISKFADYGFNKSHAVSYAMISYQMAYLKAHYPLEFYSAIISSAHGAHETIARFSAEAKSLGIEIISPDINLSNQNATILNKAIVLPLNMIKGIGPETVRLILEDRKINGPYRNFLHLFVCLMHIKNFGLANLEILIKANALRTFNINQATMLNEIAKENSDIRLLFKIKKTDNSSPKDFLEEINNYSPSEHFKVNPKEEAQNEAYYLGQVYNFNLVKKYELEGNRLANIHLGTEHIIYVYCSDVKRKISTNDKEYYVVVLEDSSMQLILRIFRGNDSYLEMKNHILKVKIIRQANGNFILRNWSIINDHEE, translated from the coding sequence GTGAAATTAATCAATATCCATTTAAACTCAATATATTCATTTTTACAAAGTACAATTCAACTTGACAATTTGATTGAAAATGCCTTAAAAAATAACGTTGAATATCTTGCCATTACTGAAAGAGGCAACTTTTTTTCGTTTGCACCGTTTTATGAAAAATGTCAAGCACATAAGCTAAAAAGCATCTTTGGTCTTGATGTTGACATTGAAATTCAAGGAAAGCCTTATCGCTTTATTTTGCATGCAAAAAATAACACAGGACTTTTTGAACTCTTTAAACTTTCTTACGACATCTTAAGCAACAAAAAACTTTATCTTGATGACGTTGCTAATAATAAAAATATTATCTTTATCGAACACGTACTAGACGGATATTATAAAAAGACCAAACAAGTTTTAGATTATGATAACCACTATATATCCTTGGGCCTTCATGAAGTTTCTGAAAATGCTGTTTTTATTAACGAAAACTTACACAAAATTTTAATCTCGCATCATAATGCTATTATGGATTTTGATGACAACTCGCTTATTAAGATCTTGGCATTAATGAATGAGGATGCCATTAATAGCAATGCAACTTTTGATATTTTAGAATTTGGCTTTGCCGTTGCTACTGACCTCGAAAAAAAACTTATTACAAAAACCAATGAATTAATGCAAGGCTGCTATTTTGAACTTCCGAAAAACGACTATATACTACCGAAATTTCAAAACGAATTAAATTTAGATTCTACTAAATACTTGCAAACATTAATAAAAAATAATATTGTTAAAAGATTCGAAAAATCTGCATGGAATGACGAATATAAACTTAGATTACTACATGAAATGTCCATTATTGAAAAACTTAAATTTGAAGATTATTTTTTAATTATTCAAGATTGAGTTAACTGAGCCAAAAAAAATAAAATCGCCATTGGGCCAGGACGGGGATCAGCCGCAGGTTCGCTTGTTAGCTACATTTTAGGAATCACTAATGTAGACCCCCTTAAATATGGGCTTATTTTTGAACGATTTTTAAATCCTGAAAGAGTTTCAATGCCGGATATTGATATTGATGTGCAAGACAATCGCCGGCAAGAAGTAATTGAATATTTAAACAAAAAATATGGTTCTAGCCAAGTAGCTAACATTGTAACATTTGCTTCGCTTGGTAAAAAATCTGCTATTCGTGATGTAATGCGAACTTATGATGTTTCACCGGCAATGATTAACGAGGTTTCAAAACTAATCGGTTTAAAAGAGGGCAGTTTATTAGAAGAGTATCAAAGCAACAAAAAATTTGCTTTGGCCTTAAATTCATTAAATAAAGAAGATGCTAATTTTTCAACAAAAATTCTAAATTATGCTTCGCAACTAGAAGGTTTTTATCGCCAAACCGGAACGCACGCTGCTGGAGTAATTATTGCTCCTAAGCCAATTAATCAAATTATTCCAACATACAAAATTGAAGATGGCATTCAACAAACGCAAGTAAGTATGGAATATTTAGAACACTTTGGGCTTCTTAAAATGGACATTCTAGGATTAAAAACGTTAACAACCATTCAAGAAGTTCTTTTACAAATTAAAAAAACTAAAAATCTTGATCTTGACTTAGCTAAAATAAAATACGAAGATCAATTAACATTTGATCTATTAAATACGGGAAGCACTGTTGGTATTTTTCAACTAGAAAGTTTTGGCATGACTAAAGCTTTAAAACAAATCCACGTTGATAGTTTCAATGATATTGTTGCTACAATTTCACTTTATCGTCCTGGTCCGATGGATAATCTTAAGGTTTATGCGAAAAGAAAAAATGCCCATGAACCAATTCCTTCCATTAGTAAAGCCTACGACGAAATTGTTAAAGGCACCTACGGCATAATTATCTACCAAGAACAAATTATGCAAATCGTGCAAGCCGTGGCTAATTTATCATTTTCGCAAGCTGACAACATTAGAAGAATTATTTCAAAGAAAAAAGTTGACGAAATGCATGCTGTTAAGACCAACTTTGTAAATAGTGCTATTAAAAATGGCTATTCAGAAAAAGACGCACTAAATATTTTTGAACTTATTAGCAAATTCGCCGATTATGGCTTTAACAAATCGCACGCTGTTAGTTACGCTATGATTTCATACCAAATGGCATATCTAAAAGCACACTATCCTTTGGAATTTTATAGCGCCATTATTTCTAGTGCTCATGGTGCACATGAAACTATTGCTCGTTTTAGTGCTGAGGCCAAAAGTTTAGGAATTGAAATTATTTCACCAGACATTAACCTTTCGAACCAAAATGCCACTATTTTAAATAAAGCTATTGTTCTACCACTAAATATGATTAAAGGCATTGGCCCCGAAACTGTAAGATTGATTCTTGAAGATCGTAAAATTAACGGACCTTATCGCAATTTCTTACATTTATTTGTTTGTCTAATGCATATTAAAAACTTTGGTTTGGCTAACCTTGAAATTCTAATTAAAGCTAACGCTTTGCGGACTTTTAACATAAATCAAGCCACAATGCTTAATGAAATTGCCAAAGAAAATAGTGATATTAGATTACTTTTTAAAATAAAAAAGACCGACAACTCTTCACCTAAAGATTTTCTTGAGGAAATAAATAACTACAGCCCAAGTGAACATTTCAAAGTAAATCCAAAAGAAGAAGCTCAAAACGAAGCTTATTATCTAGGACAAGTATACAATTTCAATTTAGTCAAAAAATACGAACTTGAAGGTAATCGACTTGCTAACATTCACCTCGGTACTGAACATATTATCTATGTATATTGCAGTGATGTGAAAAGAAAAATCTCTACTAACGACAAAGAATACTATGTTGTTGTTTTAGAGGATTCTTCAATGCAACTAATACTTAGAATCTTTCGAGGTAATGATTCATACTTAGAAATGAAAAATCACATTCTAAAAGTTAAAATAATTAGACAAGCAAACGGTAATTTTATTTTAAGGAATTGGAGTATTATCAACGATCATGAAGAATAA
- the hrcA gene encoding heat-inducible transcriptional repressor HrcA, whose product MEKRTNYPQLTEKQNHFFKLIVDTYIKTGASVASKELVKRCNLKCSSATIRNVMASLEQIGFLEKYHISSGRVPSTLGLEYYAKFLVYNPKKYFDQKLEDLLAKRRIKIDATLEEAAAIVSEVAGVTVVATSNNAAETMKSIQLTTLSELSAIVVIVTSSGRVESKIFNFENSDISLEDLRVAIRLFKERLVDTPLIHLANKARALTPIFGQQLKNYELILQKFIKNIFVFEEETTNKTFNKGAIVLSRNISREEIANVLDLIEKHSVWESIDNDLDEDNNIKLDVSRPNLSIISKKIDFSNEKNIKEITVIGPNNLDYGESFEALEMLEKIIKEKK is encoded by the coding sequence ATGGAAAAAAGAACAAACTATCCCCAATTAACTGAAAAGCAAAATCATTTTTTTAAATTAATTGTTGACACATACATCAAAACCGGCGCCTCAGTTGCTTCTAAAGAACTAGTAAAGCGGTGCAATCTTAAATGTAGTTCCGCTACGATTAGAAATGTGATGGCAAGTTTAGAGCAAATTGGTTTTTTAGAAAAATACCACATTTCCTCAGGAAGAGTACCATCTACTTTGGGATTAGAATATTATGCTAAGTTTTTAGTTTACAATCCAAAAAAATATTTTGACCAAAAACTCGAAGACTTACTTGCTAAAAGAAGAATCAAAATTGATGCTACTTTAGAAGAAGCGGCCGCTATTGTAAGTGAAGTAGCTGGTGTTACTGTTGTAGCAACTTCTAATAACGCTGCTGAAACAATGAAAAGTATTCAGCTAACAACCTTAAGCGAACTTTCAGCAATTGTAGTCATTGTTACAAGTTCTGGGAGAGTTGAAAGTAAAATTTTTAACTTCGAAAATTCTGATATCAGTCTTGAAGATCTAAGAGTGGCAATTAGACTCTTTAAGGAGCGGCTAGTAGATACGCCACTAATTCATTTAGCTAATAAAGCTAGAGCATTAACGCCCATCTTTGGACAGCAGTTAAAAAACTATGAGCTCATCTTACAAAAATTTATTAAAAATATTTTTGTTTTTGAAGAAGAAACCACTAATAAAACCTTTAACAAAGGGGCAATTGTTTTATCAAGAAACATTAGCCGCGAAGAAATTGCTAATGTTTTAGATTTGATTGAAAAACATTCGGTTTGAGAGTCAATAGATAATGATTTAGATGAAGATAATAACATCAAATTAGATGTAAGTCGCCCAAATTTAAGCATCATAAGTAAAAAAATTGATTTTAGCAATGAAAAAAACATTAAAGAAATTACCGTAATAGGGCCCAATAATTTAGATTATGGTGAATCATTTGAAGCACTTGAAATGTTAGAAAAAATCATTAAGGAGAAAAAGTAA
- a CDS encoding MscL family protein — translation MTQKELNDKKKVFKNAYKDAKKSITKGNMFMLAIAVLIGAAFGAVVSSLANDVIMAAIAKIWNASSVEDLKVAGTIKIGKFLAALIQFVIVATVVFFTLLIVFSIKNAIEYAKAKKMPIEPEAEPTPTNEELILAELKKLNSQIENLNRNQN, via the coding sequence ATGACACAAAAAGAACTAAATGACAAGAAAAAAGTTTTTAAAAACGCTTACAAAGATGCTAAGAAATCAATAACTAAAGGAAATATGTTCATGTTGGCAATTGCAGTGCTAATTGGTGCTGCATTTGGAGCCGTTGTTTCTTCACTTGCTAATGATGTGATTATGGCTGCAATTGCAAAAATTTGAAATGCTAGCAGCGTTGAAGATCTAAAAGTTGCCGGAACAATTAAAATTGGTAAATTTCTAGCGGCACTAATTCAATTTGTAATTGTTGCAACCGTTGTTTTCTTTACACTTCTTATTGTTTTTTCAATCAAAAACGCCATTGAATATGCAAAAGCAAAGAAGATGCCAATTGAACCAGAAGCAGAACCTACTCCAACAAATGAAGAGTTAATTCTAGCCGAACTTAAAAAACTAAACAGTCAAATCGAAAATCTTAACCGTAATCAAAATTAA
- a CDS encoding nucleotide exchange factor GrpE — protein MKIIRKYDYVEMQIVEFEGKKRTKNFPEENIKMYLGTDDSFDSRVTKFLIGQTLVLNSKLIYVNPENKKNTIEIEIFKHSSTPQRYVNLMIELQYLNNQIATRNKKINLLEEAIATKENKISTLESDFKKQISDLQIKAQQVINEHRKKNDEHFNNQRIEEQKYALQEFLESLLQPLNNFELAIKSAHTIENDVVQNFVKGFDMLYSQIEQVLSEVGISKIEPKIDDLFDPTLHQIYEVKTSEKPVDTILEVKNIGYRLHDRTIKPALVVVSGNDVN, from the coding sequence ATGAAAATTATTCGTAAATATGATTATGTAGAAATGCAAATCGTTGAATTTGAGGGTAAAAAACGTACCAAAAATTTTCCTGAAGAAAATATCAAAATGTATCTAGGGACTGATGATTCTTTTGATAGTCGTGTAACCAAATTTCTAATTGGTCAAACTTTGGTGCTAAATAGTAAACTAATTTATGTTAATCCCGAAAATAAAAAGAATACGATTGAAATTGAAATTTTTAAGCACTCTTCTACGCCACAACGCTATGTTAACTTAATGATTGAATTGCAATATTTAAATAATCAAATTGCCACACGCAATAAGAAAATAAATTTACTAGAAGAAGCAATTGCAACAAAAGAAAATAAAATTAGCACACTTGAATCTGATTTTAAAAAGCAAATTAGCGACCTGCAAATCAAAGCTCAACAAGTAATTAATGAGCATCGCAAGAAAAATGATGAACATTTTAATAACCAAAGAATTGAAGAACAAAAATATGCACTTCAAGAATTTTTAGAAAGCCTACTACAGCCATTGAACAATTTTGAATTAGCCATTAAAAGTGCTCATACAATTGAAAACGATGTCGTTCAAAATTTTGTTAAAGGGTTTGATATGTTATATTCCCAAATTGAACAAGTGTTATCTGAAGTAGGCATTAGCAAAATTGAACCCAAAATTGACGATTTATTTGATCCAACTTTACACCAAATTTATGAAGTTAAAACTTCAGAAAAACCTGTTGATACAATTTTAGAAGTTAAAAATATTGGCTATAGACTACACGATCGCACCATTAAACCAGCACTAGTAGTCGTTAGCGGCAATGATGTTAATTAG